One segment of Solanum stenotomum isolate F172 chromosome 1, ASM1918654v1, whole genome shotgun sequence DNA contains the following:
- the LOC125874140 gene encoding U-box domain-containing protein 4-like isoform X1, whose product MEISMLKMLLNNISCFCHLSSSDHMSGELVRRYYCKIEDILKLVKPILDSIADVEEASSELLLKAFAGLAQHVDELRELFETWEPLCSKIYFVLQAEPLIGKIRTCSLEILELLKSSHKSLPADVTLTTLELYILKIKYVDYELISMTITKVIKAQVEGLRASSDNFAKIADCLSLNSNEELLIELVALEKLKENAEQAEKTEDVEYIEQMITLVSHMHDCFVTVKQSQSCTTVPIPPDFCCPLSLELMTDPVIVASGQTYERAFIRRWIDLGLTVCPKTRQTLGHTNLIPNYTVKALIANWCEINDVKLPDPMISLSLNQPSSLITHADSGASRDNHVFPLTRDKHSLSPDSTQSLGSPRKTLISSSVGQREESSPSHLRSSSEDSLPGVAGNVLAFDVERIIMKSEDRMAHSGEISSHGHSTLAVEEQLSSGHSRTTSAPSTLANSNFSPVIPGDGNKLSSQSEAAAVASRDVVVDSKPAASIPRREPEFPSTLETRPRNQAIWRRPSDRFPRIISSPTVERRADLSELEEQVKKLVEDLKSTSIDMQRTATAELRLLAKHNMDNRMVIANCGAISLLVNLLYSEDMKVQEDAVTALLNLSINDNNKCAIANADAIEPLIHVLQTGSDEAKENSAATLFSLSVMEDNKMKIGRSGAIKPLVDLLGNGTPRGKKDAATALFNLSILHENKARIIQAGAVKYLVDLMDPATGMVDKAVAVLSNLATIPEGRAGIGQEGGIPLLVEVVELGSARGKENAAAALLQLCTNSNRFCNIVLQEGAVPPLVALSQSGTPRAREKAQALLSFFRNQRHGNAGRG is encoded by the exons ATGGAGATATCAATGTTAAAGATGCTTCTCAATAATATCTCCTGTTTTTGCCATTTATCATCGAGTGATCACATGAGTGGTGAACTGGTCCGTAGATATTACTGTAAGATTGAGGATATACTGAAGCTTGTAAAGCCGATTCTTGACTCTATTGCTGACGTTGAAGAAGCTTCTAGCGAGCTGCTCCTGAAAGCGTTTGCTGGGCTTGCTCAACATGTTGATGAACTGAGGGAGCTATTCGAAACCTGGGAACCATTGTgcagtaaaatttatttt GTCCTGCAAGCTGAACCATTGATTGGGAAAATTCGAACATGTAGCCTGGAAATACTTGAGCTCCTTAAATCTTCTCATAAAAGCCTTCCTGCTGATGTAACTTTGACAACCCTTGAG CTCTATATACTGAAAATTAAGTATGTAGATTATGAATTGATATCAATGACAATTACAAAGGTTATTAAAGCTCAAGTGGAAGGCTTGCGAGCCAGCTCAGATAACTTTGCCAAAATTGCTGATTGCCTAAGCTTGAACTCAAACGAAGAGCTTTTGATTGAGCTTGTGGCCCTTGAAAAATTGAAAGAGAATGCTGAACAAGCTGAAAAGACTGAGGACGTTGAATATATTGAGCAAATGATAACTCTTGTTTCTCATATGCACGATTGCTTTGTCACTGTGAAACAGTCCCAGAGCTGTACCACTGTGCCAATACCTCCTGACTTTTGCTGCCCTCTTTCACTTGAGTTGATGACTGACCCTGTAATTGTTGCATCTGGTCAAACCTATGAGAGGGCTTTTATAAGGAGATGGATTGATCTGGGTCTCACTGTCTGCCCCAAGACACGGCAAACTCTGGGGCATACAAATCTCATTCCCAATTACACTGTTAAGGCACTCATTGCAAACTGGTGCGAGATAAATGATGTGAAGTTGCCCGATCCCATGATATCTTTGAGCTTGAACCAACCATCTTCCCTCATAACACATGCAGACTCTGGTGCATCCAGGGATAACCATGTATTTCCCCTTACAAGGGACAAACACTCTTTGTCACCAGACTCCACGCAATCTTTAGGTTCTCCGAGAAAGACTTTGATTTCGTCTAGTGTAGGCCAAAGAGAGGAATCATCTCCATCTCATCTCCGCTCCTCTTCAGAGGATTCTTTACCTGGAGTTGCTGGTAATGTACTTGCTTTTGATGTTGAAAGGATAATTATGAAGAGTGAAGACCGGATGGCCCACTCTGGAGAGATAAGTTCACATGGTCATAGTACATTAGCTGTTGAGGAACAGTTATCTTCAGGTCATAGTAGAACAACCTCGGCACCCAGCACGCTTGCTAATTCAAACTTTTCCCCTGTAATTCCTGGTGATGGAAATAAGTTATCCTCACAGTCAGAAGCTGCTGCTGTTGCTTCAAGGGATGTTGTAGTGGATTCCAAGCCAGCTGCTTCTATCCCTCGAAGGGAGCCAGAATTTCCATCTACACTAGAGACAAGACCTCGTAATCAAGCGATTTGGCGTAGACCATCTGATAGGTTTCCAAGAATAATTTCTTCCCCTACAGTTGAAAGAAGGGCTGATCTTTCAGAACTTGAGGAGCAAGTTAAAAAGTTGGTTGAGGACTTGAAGAGCACTTCCATTGATATGCAGAGAACTGCTACAGCTGAACTCCGGTTACTTGCCAAGCATAATATGGATAACCGCATGGTGATTGCAAATTGTGGTGCTATTAGCTTGTTGGTTAACCTACTTTATTCAGAAGACATGAAAGTACAAGAAGATGCTGTTACTGCACTTCTCAACTTGTCAATTAATGACAACAACAAGTGTGCCATTGCAAATGCTGATGCAATCGAACCTCTGATTCATGTCCTCCAGACAGGGAGCGATGAGGCTAAAGAAAATTCTGCTGCAACTCTTTTTAGCCTTTCTGTGATGGAGGATAACAAGATGAAGATTGGGAGGTCTGGAGCAATCAAACCTCTTGTTGATTTATTGGGAAATGGAACTCCAAGGGGCAAGAAAGATGCAGCGACAGCTTTGTTTAACTTGTCAATACTTCATGAGAACAAGGCTCGTATTATCCAGGCTGGTGCTGTAAAGTATCTCGTAGATTTGATGGACCCTGCTACCGGGATGGTTGATAAGGCTGTTGCTGTTTTATCCAATCTTGCAACCATTCCCGAGGGAAGAGCAGGAATCGGTCAGGAAGGAGGGATTCCTCTTCTTGTTGAGGTTGTTGAGCTGGGCTCTGCAAGGGGTAAAGAGAATGCAGCAGCTGCTCTCTTGCAACTATGCACTAACAGTAACAGGTTCTGCAACATAGTTCTCCAGGAAGGAGCTGTACCTCCGTTAGTGGCATTGTCACAATCTGGCACTCCAAGAGCAAGGGAAAAG GCTCAGGCACTTCTTAGCTTCTTCAGAAATCAACGGCATGGTAATGCAGGAAGGGGCTAA
- the LOC125874140 gene encoding U-box domain-containing protein 4-like isoform X2 — translation MTITKVIKAQVEGLRASSDNFAKIADCLSLNSNEELLIELVALEKLKENAEQAEKTEDVEYIEQMITLVSHMHDCFVTVKQSQSCTTVPIPPDFCCPLSLELMTDPVIVASGQTYERAFIRRWIDLGLTVCPKTRQTLGHTNLIPNYTVKALIANWCEINDVKLPDPMISLSLNQPSSLITHADSGASRDNHVFPLTRDKHSLSPDSTQSLGSPRKTLISSSVGQREESSPSHLRSSSEDSLPGVAGNVLAFDVERIIMKSEDRMAHSGEISSHGHSTLAVEEQLSSGHSRTTSAPSTLANSNFSPVIPGDGNKLSSQSEAAAVASRDVVVDSKPAASIPRREPEFPSTLETRPRNQAIWRRPSDRFPRIISSPTVERRADLSELEEQVKKLVEDLKSTSIDMQRTATAELRLLAKHNMDNRMVIANCGAISLLVNLLYSEDMKVQEDAVTALLNLSINDNNKCAIANADAIEPLIHVLQTGSDEAKENSAATLFSLSVMEDNKMKIGRSGAIKPLVDLLGNGTPRGKKDAATALFNLSILHENKARIIQAGAVKYLVDLMDPATGMVDKAVAVLSNLATIPEGRAGIGQEGGIPLLVEVVELGSARGKENAAAALLQLCTNSNRFCNIVLQEGAVPPLVALSQSGTPRAREKAQALLSFFRNQRHGNAGRG, via the exons ATGACAATTACAAAGGTTATTAAAGCTCAAGTGGAAGGCTTGCGAGCCAGCTCAGATAACTTTGCCAAAATTGCTGATTGCCTAAGCTTGAACTCAAACGAAGAGCTTTTGATTGAGCTTGTGGCCCTTGAAAAATTGAAAGAGAATGCTGAACAAGCTGAAAAGACTGAGGACGTTGAATATATTGAGCAAATGATAACTCTTGTTTCTCATATGCACGATTGCTTTGTCACTGTGAAACAGTCCCAGAGCTGTACCACTGTGCCAATACCTCCTGACTTTTGCTGCCCTCTTTCACTTGAGTTGATGACTGACCCTGTAATTGTTGCATCTGGTCAAACCTATGAGAGGGCTTTTATAAGGAGATGGATTGATCTGGGTCTCACTGTCTGCCCCAAGACACGGCAAACTCTGGGGCATACAAATCTCATTCCCAATTACACTGTTAAGGCACTCATTGCAAACTGGTGCGAGATAAATGATGTGAAGTTGCCCGATCCCATGATATCTTTGAGCTTGAACCAACCATCTTCCCTCATAACACATGCAGACTCTGGTGCATCCAGGGATAACCATGTATTTCCCCTTACAAGGGACAAACACTCTTTGTCACCAGACTCCACGCAATCTTTAGGTTCTCCGAGAAAGACTTTGATTTCGTCTAGTGTAGGCCAAAGAGAGGAATCATCTCCATCTCATCTCCGCTCCTCTTCAGAGGATTCTTTACCTGGAGTTGCTGGTAATGTACTTGCTTTTGATGTTGAAAGGATAATTATGAAGAGTGAAGACCGGATGGCCCACTCTGGAGAGATAAGTTCACATGGTCATAGTACATTAGCTGTTGAGGAACAGTTATCTTCAGGTCATAGTAGAACAACCTCGGCACCCAGCACGCTTGCTAATTCAAACTTTTCCCCTGTAATTCCTGGTGATGGAAATAAGTTATCCTCACAGTCAGAAGCTGCTGCTGTTGCTTCAAGGGATGTTGTAGTGGATTCCAAGCCAGCTGCTTCTATCCCTCGAAGGGAGCCAGAATTTCCATCTACACTAGAGACAAGACCTCGTAATCAAGCGATTTGGCGTAGACCATCTGATAGGTTTCCAAGAATAATTTCTTCCCCTACAGTTGAAAGAAGGGCTGATCTTTCAGAACTTGAGGAGCAAGTTAAAAAGTTGGTTGAGGACTTGAAGAGCACTTCCATTGATATGCAGAGAACTGCTACAGCTGAACTCCGGTTACTTGCCAAGCATAATATGGATAACCGCATGGTGATTGCAAATTGTGGTGCTATTAGCTTGTTGGTTAACCTACTTTATTCAGAAGACATGAAAGTACAAGAAGATGCTGTTACTGCACTTCTCAACTTGTCAATTAATGACAACAACAAGTGTGCCATTGCAAATGCTGATGCAATCGAACCTCTGATTCATGTCCTCCAGACAGGGAGCGATGAGGCTAAAGAAAATTCTGCTGCAACTCTTTTTAGCCTTTCTGTGATGGAGGATAACAAGATGAAGATTGGGAGGTCTGGAGCAATCAAACCTCTTGTTGATTTATTGGGAAATGGAACTCCAAGGGGCAAGAAAGATGCAGCGACAGCTTTGTTTAACTTGTCAATACTTCATGAGAACAAGGCTCGTATTATCCAGGCTGGTGCTGTAAAGTATCTCGTAGATTTGATGGACCCTGCTACCGGGATGGTTGATAAGGCTGTTGCTGTTTTATCCAATCTTGCAACCATTCCCGAGGGAAGAGCAGGAATCGGTCAGGAAGGAGGGATTCCTCTTCTTGTTGAGGTTGTTGAGCTGGGCTCTGCAAGGGGTAAAGAGAATGCAGCAGCTGCTCTCTTGCAACTATGCACTAACAGTAACAGGTTCTGCAACATAGTTCTCCAGGAAGGAGCTGTACCTCCGTTAGTGGCATTGTCACAATCTGGCACTCCAAGAGCAAGGGAAAAG GCTCAGGCACTTCTTAGCTTCTTCAGAAATCAACGGCATGGTAATGCAGGAAGGGGCTAA